One stretch of Muribaculum intestinale DNA includes these proteins:
- a CDS encoding MBL fold metallo-hydrolase, with the protein MTLRFLGTGTSTGVPAIGCTCPACLSTDTRDKRLRASAIVSVGDKNLLIDCGPDFRRQIIDAGAPHLEAVLLTHSHYDHVGGIDDMRPYCHSLPDGHFPVYCTADVAEDLRNRVPYCFRENLYPGVPVFSIHEVDPKVPFMVGDIQVTPLPVMHDRLPIIGFRIGPLAYITDAKTIPESTFSLLEGVDTLVINALRHVPHHSHMSVGEALAVVDRLKPRAVYFTHIADALGPHASVEAALPPPVRLAYDGLSISFKL; encoded by the coding sequence ATAACATTGCGATTTCTTGGCACAGGCACTTCTACCGGAGTGCCTGCCATTGGATGCACATGTCCGGCATGCCTGTCGACCGACACCCGCGACAAACGTCTGCGCGCATCGGCCATTGTGTCGGTGGGCGATAAAAATCTGCTGATAGATTGCGGGCCCGATTTCCGCCGCCAGATTATCGATGCGGGAGCACCGCACCTCGAAGCCGTATTGCTGACACACAGCCATTACGACCATGTCGGGGGAATCGACGACATGCGCCCGTACTGTCATTCACTGCCTGACGGGCATTTTCCTGTGTACTGCACGGCCGATGTGGCCGAAGACCTGCGCAATCGTGTCCCTTATTGCTTTCGGGAGAATCTCTATCCCGGAGTACCCGTGTTTTCAATCCATGAGGTCGACCCTAAAGTGCCGTTCATGGTCGGCGACATACAGGTGACACCTCTGCCGGTAATGCACGACCGTCTCCCAATCATAGGCTTCCGAATAGGGCCGCTCGCCTACATCACCGATGCCAAGACCATACCGGAGTCAACATTTTCACTGCTCGAAGGCGTCGATACTCTTGTGATAAACGCCCTTCGTCATGTCCCGCATCACAGCCATATGTCTGTCGGGGAGGCTCTCGCTGTAGTCGACCGGCTGAAGCCGCGTGCGGTATATTTCACCCACATTGCCGACGCCCTCGGTCCTCATGCCTCGGTCGAGGCTGCCTTGCCTCCTCCGGTAAGGCTTGCCTACGACGGACTTTCTATATCGTTTAAACTTTAA
- a CDS encoding acetyl-CoA hydrolase/transferase family protein, translating to MECRYMTPDEAVKLVKSGDHVFVQGSCSIPEALIAALAKRGSELRDVVLFNAFALGRRVSPLCDPALKDSFLIDSFFVSNAVRGWVNQGYATTTPRFFGQVPQLFRDGTIDLDVAFINCSLPDKDGYVSFGVSADLTPSAVECAKIIIAQINPLMPFTYGDSVIHMSKIHALVKVNDPLAETPDNRPTENELRIGRYIAEQIPDGAVLQVGVGTIPNAVLHSLGSHKHLGLHTEAMTDGMMPLIESGVVDNSCKQIEPGRSVASLALGTRRLYDFLDHNPAVIFRDIAWVNDPFVIAQNHNMAAINSCLEIDLSGQVCADSIGTRIYSGVGGQQDFVYGSSRSVGGQSFIAMLSTTSRGESKIKPVLTSGAGVVTTRFQTNWVVTEYGAVNLRGKNMIDRARLLISIAAPQFREELDRAAFSMLGYAYRRWR from the coding sequence ATGGAATGCAGATATATGACCCCCGATGAGGCGGTAAAATTGGTAAAAAGCGGCGACCACGTGTTCGTACAGGGCAGTTGCTCGATACCGGAAGCTCTGATTGCGGCCCTTGCAAAGCGAGGGAGCGAACTGCGCGATGTAGTCCTGTTCAATGCTTTTGCCCTCGGGCGCCGCGTGTCGCCGTTGTGCGACCCGGCCCTCAAGGATTCATTCCTTATCGACTCGTTCTTCGTGTCCAACGCCGTGCGCGGATGGGTCAACCAGGGATATGCCACCACTACTCCGCGATTTTTCGGACAGGTGCCGCAGTTGTTCCGCGACGGCACAATCGACCTTGACGTAGCCTTCATCAACTGTTCGCTCCCCGACAAAGACGGATATGTGTCGTTTGGCGTATCGGCCGACCTCACACCCTCCGCCGTTGAGTGTGCCAAGATAATCATTGCCCAGATAAATCCGCTGATGCCTTTCACATATGGCGATTCCGTGATACACATGTCGAAGATACATGCTTTGGTGAAGGTCAACGACCCTCTGGCCGAGACACCCGACAACCGTCCTACGGAGAATGAACTGCGTATCGGACGCTACATTGCCGAGCAGATTCCCGACGGTGCCGTGCTTCAGGTAGGCGTAGGCACCATCCCCAATGCTGTGCTGCATTCTCTCGGATCACACAAGCATCTCGGACTGCACACAGAGGCAATGACCGACGGCATGATGCCGCTCATCGAATCGGGCGTGGTCGACAACTCGTGCAAACAGATAGAGCCGGGACGTTCCGTAGCCTCGCTTGCCCTCGGCACACGCCGCCTCTACGACTTCCTCGACCATAATCCGGCGGTGATATTCCGCGACATCGCCTGGGTCAACGACCCGTTTGTGATTGCCCAGAACCACAATATGGCTGCCATCAACTCATGCCTCGAAATCGATCTCTCGGGGCAGGTGTGTGCCGACTCTATCGGCACACGCATCTACTCCGGAGTAGGCGGCCAGCAGGATTTCGTCTATGGCTCATCGCGAAGTGTGGGGGGCCAGTCGTTCATAGCCATGCTGTCGACAACCTCGCGTGGAGAAAGCAAAATCAAGCCCGTACTCACCTCTGGTGCCGGAGTGGTGACAACCCGCTTCCAGACCAACTGGGTTGTCACCGAATACGGTGCCGTCAACCTCCGCGGCAAAAATATGATTGACCGTGCCAGGCTTCTTATATCCATCGCGGCACCCCAGTTCCGCGAGGAGCTCGACCGTGCCGCCTTCTCCATGCTCGGCTACGCCTACCGACGCTGGCGCTGA
- the murB gene encoding UDP-N-acetylmuramate dehydrogenase: protein MNLQSNFDLAPVTTFHIRARARYYASYSSVRELADILAMPEVQGLPVLHMGGGSNFLFTCDYPGIVLHSAVSGITFAGGDGPEVLATAGAGERWDDFVEHACRAGYNGIENLSMIPGSVGAAAVQNIGAYGVELADRIHSVTAYDTVLAREVVLLPSELHYGYRQSLFKEPHAEGRYVVIAVTVRLTSEPAFNLAYGPLRELAALDSLTSMDVRRRVMEIRHSKLPDPDVKGQGNAGSFFKNPVVSQDKFHRLVAEWPDIPSYPLSDGEVKIPAGWLIEHAGLKGARVGGAMVYPRQCLVIVNTGDAVASDVVALSGKIQDEVLRTFGIRLHPEVIFVGD from the coding sequence ATGAATCTGCAAAGCAATTTTGACCTCGCTCCGGTCACTACATTCCATATCCGCGCGCGCGCGCGTTACTACGCGTCCTACTCTTCTGTCAGGGAGCTTGCCGACATTCTGGCCATGCCCGAAGTGCAGGGCCTCCCGGTGCTCCATATGGGCGGAGGCAGCAACTTTCTGTTTACATGTGATTACCCCGGAATCGTGCTGCATTCGGCCGTCAGTGGAATCACCTTCGCCGGCGGCGATGGACCTGAAGTTCTGGCTACCGCCGGAGCGGGTGAGCGGTGGGACGATTTTGTAGAGCATGCGTGCCGTGCCGGTTACAACGGCATCGAGAATCTATCGATGATTCCGGGCTCGGTAGGCGCTGCAGCCGTGCAGAATATAGGAGCCTATGGGGTAGAGCTTGCCGACCGCATACACTCGGTCACTGCCTACGACACAGTGCTTGCGCGTGAAGTAGTGCTCCTCCCCTCCGAGCTTCACTACGGTTATCGTCAGAGTCTCTTCAAGGAGCCGCATGCCGAAGGCCGCTATGTGGTCATCGCGGTCACGGTGAGGCTTACCTCCGAGCCTGCTTTCAATCTCGCCTACGGGCCCTTGCGCGAACTTGCCGCCCTCGACAGCCTCACTTCTATGGATGTGCGCCGCCGCGTGATGGAGATACGCCATTCCAAGCTCCCCGACCCCGATGTGAAGGGGCAGGGCAATGCCGGCTCGTTCTTCAAGAATCCGGTGGTATCGCAGGATAAGTTCCACCGGCTTGTCGCCGAGTGGCCCGACATCCCATCATATCCTCTCTCCGACGGGGAGGTAAAGATTCCCGCCGGATGGCTCATAGAGCATGCCGGACTCAAGGGTGCAAGGGTAGGGGGAGCCATGGTGTATCCGCGTCAGTGTCTTGTAATCGTCAATACCGGCGATGCAGTGGCCTCCGACGTAGTGGCTCTCAGTGGTAAAATTCAGGATGAGGTGCTCCGCACATTCGGCATCCGGCTCCATCCCGAGGTAATATTTGTCGGTGACTGA
- a CDS encoding TIM-barrel domain-containing protein → MNLKKLMLGAAVAAGVSMQVYGGSRVMQSTGENQAMRETAMTNPLVFGHNRLTLITPTLFRLESTTDGRFIDERTMFAYDRTSLLADSLYSVEKIEEEGIGSQYPVYRITTPALRIEYVDDGHPFSTSNLTAYFNYRGKEKKFTIRQIQRGNLGGPIETLDRVKSEVPLGNGLLSTDGWHVIDDNRADFLDSDGWISPRPYMPGHLHDFYCFVYGTDYRAALRSLGAISGRTPMTRKWVHGVWYSKYQDYSTEELLEVIDGYRRHGYPLDNAVLDMGWHTNILDNGTGHNGKRHWTGYTWNRNLIPDPKALIDTIHSMGLTLTLNDHPHDGLRPGDERYADFARSLGYDPEGKEIPQFDPGSRRYMEALFRYGHGPTDSLGLDLWWVDWQQNYIYPYVAGTNTRTLPWLNEIFYRHSLRNGKRGATYSRWGGWGDHRHPLHFSGDAYTNWDMLAFEIKLTIASGNAGCFFWAHDIGGHKETGGGELLARWVQFGAMSAALRIHSSRTPEYDRRPWLCGDSLAERSMYAAYRLRSEMMPYTYTSVRQTHDEMVPLTRPMYIDYSGSKEALRYGKQYMYGDLLLTAPIDTIGTGSERMASQTVWFPDGDEWYDFFTHEKHAGGTVAEISKPLESFPLFIKAGWIMPMQPFTMRPASEIPHALVLRVYPSSDDCSNLFRLYEDDGTSMEYEKGRYSRTGLRYERSGEWHSVSVLPAEGEYDGQPEKRSYRLELGTEKPCDVTVDGRKARIGFDDVKNIYTVDIPATPVRKSITVRYRYA, encoded by the coding sequence ATGAACCTGAAAAAACTTATGCTCGGAGCGGCTGTGGCCGCAGGAGTCTCCATGCAGGTCTACGGCGGAAGCCGGGTCATGCAGTCAACCGGAGAGAACCAGGCTATGCGGGAGACTGCCATGACAAACCCGCTGGTGTTCGGCCACAACAGGCTGACGCTTATCACTCCTACACTTTTTCGTCTGGAGAGCACTACCGACGGCCGTTTTATAGATGAACGCACGATGTTTGCCTACGACCGCACATCGCTGCTGGCCGACAGCCTGTACAGCGTGGAAAAAATCGAGGAGGAGGGTATCGGAAGCCAATATCCGGTATACCGTATCACAACTCCTGCGCTGAGAATCGAATATGTCGACGACGGGCATCCGTTTTCAACATCGAACCTGACGGCTTATTTCAACTACCGTGGCAAGGAGAAGAAGTTTACCATACGCCAGATACAGCGCGGCAATCTCGGAGGCCCGATAGAGACACTCGACCGCGTAAAGAGCGAGGTGCCTCTCGGCAACGGACTTCTGAGCACCGACGGATGGCATGTCATCGACGACAATCGTGCCGACTTCCTCGACAGCGACGGCTGGATCAGTCCGCGTCCATATATGCCGGGCCATCTTCACGACTTTTACTGTTTTGTCTACGGCACCGACTACAGGGCGGCCCTCAGAAGCCTCGGGGCCATATCGGGTCGCACACCCATGACCCGCAAGTGGGTACACGGCGTATGGTACAGCAAGTATCAGGATTACTCGACCGAGGAACTTCTCGAAGTAATCGACGGGTACCGCCGCCACGGTTATCCGCTCGACAATGCAGTGCTTGACATGGGATGGCACACCAATATCCTTGACAACGGCACGGGTCATAACGGCAAACGCCACTGGACGGGATATACCTGGAACCGCAATCTCATTCCCGACCCCAAAGCCCTTATAGACACCATCCACTCCATGGGGCTTACCCTTACTCTGAACGACCATCCGCACGACGGTCTGCGTCCCGGCGACGAACGCTATGCCGACTTCGCCCGCTCACTCGGGTATGACCCCGAAGGGAAGGAGATACCACAGTTTGACCCCGGTTCGCGCCGGTATATGGAGGCACTGTTCCGCTACGGCCACGGACCTACCGACAGCCTCGGGCTTGACCTTTGGTGGGTCGACTGGCAACAGAACTATATCTATCCCTACGTAGCGGGAACCAATACACGCACACTTCCGTGGCTCAACGAGATTTTTTACCGCCACAGCCTCAGAAACGGCAAGCGTGGCGCCACCTACAGCCGCTGGGGCGGATGGGGTGACCACCGCCATCCGCTCCACTTCTCGGGCGACGCATACACCAACTGGGACATGCTGGCGTTTGAGATAAAACTTACCATAGCGAGCGGCAACGCCGGATGCTTCTTCTGGGCACATGACATAGGAGGCCATAAGGAAACCGGTGGCGGCGAACTGCTGGCGCGCTGGGTACAGTTCGGGGCGATGTCGGCAGCGCTGAGAATCCACTCGTCGCGCACTCCCGAGTACGACCGCCGGCCCTGGCTATGCGGCGACTCACTGGCCGAGCGCTCGATGTATGCCGCCTACCGTCTCCGTTCGGAAATGATGCCGTACACCTATACAAGTGTGCGCCAGACACATGATGAGATGGTGCCGCTCACACGCCCGATGTATATCGACTACAGCGGGAGCAAAGAGGCTTTGCGCTATGGGAAACAGTATATGTACGGCGACCTGCTGCTCACTGCCCCGATTGATACGATAGGGACAGGCTCGGAGCGCATGGCAAGCCAGACGGTATGGTTTCCCGACGGTGACGAATGGTACGACTTCTTCACCCACGAAAAGCATGCCGGGGGCACTGTCGCCGAGATATCCAAACCACTGGAGTCATTTCCACTTTTCATAAAGGCGGGATGGATCATGCCGATGCAGCCGTTTACCATGCGTCCGGCCTCGGAGATACCCCATGCGCTCGTGCTGCGTGTATACCCGTCGTCAGATGATTGCTCCAATCTCTTCAGACTTTATGAAGATGACGGGACGAGCATGGAGTATGAGAAGGGCAGATATTCCAGAACCGGCCTGCGCTACGAGCGCTCGGGAGAGTGGCATTCGGTAAGCGTGCTTCCGGCAGAAGGCGAATATGACGGACAGCCGGAGAAACGGTCCTACCGTCTGGAACTCGGCACAGAAAAGCCTTGCGACGTCACTGTCGACGGCCGCAAGGCTCGTATAGGATTTGATGATGTAAAGAATATCTACACCGTCGACATCCCGGCCACACCGGTGCGTAAAAGCATCACTGTTCGATATCGATATGCTTGA
- a CDS encoding prolyl oligopeptidase family serine peptidase, which produces MKSLSLATLTSAFCIMASNAQSLKYPVAPSDNTVDTYFGVSVPDPYRPLENDTAAATAAWVEAENAVTRAYLDKIPFRDDIHKRLTALFDYHKHGLPWKKNGWYYFYENDGLRNQAVLYRTRSLDKAPEVFLDPNTLSDDGTVALTGVFFSHDGRHAAYTISRSGSDWTEIYVMDTDTKQLLPDHIEWAKFTGADWQGDGFYYSAYPAPEKGKEFSNANENHRIYFHRLGTPQSDDILVYEEPDQPLKFFSASVPDDESVIFVSGSGQGLGNTLMVRSLADKDAQWKVMSPTQDYEVAVLDVIDGTIYIYTNYGAPRYRLMTATLDNPAMDQWKELIPEQKGVLTGVDFTGPDRMILTYNTDASNHAYVYTLEGRRIREIQLPSIGSVGFSASRKHPEVFYAFTSFAYPSALYRYDVDKNESSLYRGSDIKGFNPDDYVTEQVFYPSADGTEIPMFLTYKKGLKRDGSNPVYLYGYGGFNISLNPSFSAQRILWLENGGIYAQANLRGGGEYGEEWHLAGTKLNKLNVFNDFIAAAEYMIDRGWTNPGMLAIEGGSNGGLLVGATVNMRPDLFKVAIPRVGVMDMMRYHLFTIGWNWAPDYGTSADSPEMAAYLLGYSPLHNISDNGTPYPAIMVTTADHDDRVVPAHSFKYAAALQAADTGKAPKLIRIDSKAGHGAGKPVSKVIDEYADIYSFIFNNIGKVPAAR; this is translated from the coding sequence ATGAAATCACTTTCTTTAGCAACATTAACTTCAGCTTTTTGCATAATGGCTTCAAATGCTCAGTCGTTGAAATATCCTGTGGCTCCGAGCGACAATACTGTCGACACATATTTCGGAGTATCTGTGCCCGACCCATACCGTCCGCTTGAAAATGATACAGCGGCCGCTACCGCTGCGTGGGTCGAGGCCGAAAATGCCGTCACACGCGCATATCTCGACAAAATACCCTTCCGCGACGACATTCACAAGCGCCTTACCGCATTGTTCGATTACCATAAGCATGGACTCCCATGGAAGAAAAACGGATGGTATTACTTTTATGAAAACGACGGACTGCGCAACCAGGCAGTGCTATACCGTACGCGTTCGCTCGACAAGGCCCCTGAAGTGTTCCTCGACCCGAACACTCTGAGCGACGACGGCACTGTGGCTCTTACCGGAGTGTTCTTTTCTCACGACGGACGCCACGCCGCCTATACCATATCGCGCAGTGGCTCCGACTGGACCGAGATTTACGTGATGGACACCGATACAAAGCAACTCCTCCCCGACCATATCGAGTGGGCGAAATTCACCGGTGCCGACTGGCAGGGCGACGGTTTCTACTACAGCGCATATCCGGCCCCGGAAAAAGGCAAGGAGTTCAGCAACGCCAATGAAAACCACCGCATATACTTCCATCGTCTCGGCACCCCCCAGTCCGACGACATTCTCGTATACGAGGAGCCCGATCAGCCGCTGAAATTCTTCTCGGCATCGGTGCCCGACGATGAATCGGTGATATTTGTATCCGGTTCCGGACAGGGCCTCGGCAATACCTTGATGGTGCGCAGTCTTGCCGACAAGGATGCGCAGTGGAAGGTGATGAGCCCTACACAGGATTACGAAGTGGCCGTGCTCGACGTTATTGACGGCACAATCTACATTTACACCAACTATGGGGCCCCGCGCTACCGCCTTATGACTGCCACTCTCGACAATCCTGCCATGGATCAGTGGAAAGAGCTCATTCCCGAGCAGAAAGGTGTGCTGACAGGAGTCGATTTCACCGGGCCCGACCGCATGATTCTTACATACAACACCGACGCGAGCAACCATGCCTATGTCTACACCCTCGAAGGCCGTCGGATTCGTGAGATTCAACTCCCCTCTATCGGCTCTGTCGGATTCTCGGCAAGCCGCAAGCACCCCGAGGTGTTCTATGCCTTCACCTCTTTTGCATACCCCTCGGCTCTCTACCGCTACGATGTGGATAAAAACGAGTCGTCGCTCTACCGCGGCTCCGACATCAAGGGCTTCAACCCCGATGATTATGTCACCGAGCAGGTGTTCTATCCCTCGGCCGACGGCACCGAGATACCCATGTTCCTTACTTATAAGAAGGGTCTGAAGCGCGATGGCTCCAACCCCGTTTATCTCTACGGCTACGGAGGCTTCAACATATCGCTCAACCCCTCGTTCTCGGCCCAGCGTATCCTCTGGCTTGAAAACGGCGGCATATATGCCCAGGCCAACCTCCGCGGCGGAGGCGAGTATGGCGAGGAATGGCATCTCGCCGGCACCAAGCTCAACAAGCTCAACGTGTTCAACGACTTCATTGCCGCAGCCGAGTATATGATCGACCGTGGCTGGACAAATCCCGGAATGCTCGCTATCGAGGGCGGCTCTAACGGCGGACTGCTTGTAGGCGCCACCGTCAACATGCGCCCCGACCTTTTCAAGGTTGCCATACCGCGCGTAGGCGTGATGGACATGATGCGCTATCATCTGTTCACTATCGGATGGAACTGGGCCCCCGACTATGGCACATCGGCCGACTCCCCCGAGATGGCCGCATATCTCCTCGGCTACTCGCCTCTGCATAATATCAGCGACAACGGCACCCCCTATCCTGCGATAATGGTCACTACTGCCGACCACGATGACCGTGTAGTCCCTGCCCATTCGTTCAAGTATGCCGCAGCTCTGCAGGCCGCCGACACCGGTAAGGCGCCTAAGCTGATTCGTATCGACAGCAAGGCCGGACATGGTGCCGGAAAGCCCGTGAGCAAGGTTATCGACGAGTATGCCGACATATACTCGTTCATATTCAATAACATCGGCAAAGTCCCCGCTGCCCGATGA
- a CDS encoding META domain-containing protein codes for MNSRFFAIIATALILSSCGSNKKVVTMPKEQPVQTVTTMKQSDASQLEGEWNVWTVGGKKVTGENRPYINFSLSEGRIYGNNGCNTVNGDFTTGQGQSLRVSNVISTMMACADAPFETAINQALDNARFFSVGRQGHELYLDLLDAGKNTVMVLRRHNMEFLNGAWTPTQIGNKSNDNADVQMVIDIAEQKVHGHTGCNIMNGSLLIDPDKTNSIQFLDIATTRMMCDPASMATETALLVALESVEHARPGKDDTVVMTDKDGKTVLVLKHIDIEQ; via the coding sequence ATGAATAGCAGATTTTTTGCAATAATAGCGACAGCGCTGATTCTCTCTTCATGTGGTAGCAACAAGAAAGTTGTAACAATGCCCAAAGAGCAGCCTGTACAGACAGTGACAACTATGAAACAGTCAGATGCCTCGCAGCTTGAAGGCGAGTGGAACGTATGGACCGTAGGTGGTAAGAAAGTGACAGGCGAAAACCGCCCCTATATTAATTTCTCGCTATCAGAGGGACGTATCTACGGCAACAACGGCTGCAATACCGTCAATGGCGACTTCACCACCGGACAGGGACAGAGCCTGCGTGTCTCAAATGTGATTTCGACTATGATGGCGTGTGCCGACGCGCCGTTTGAGACGGCCATCAATCAGGCGCTCGACAACGCCCGCTTTTTCTCTGTCGGACGCCAGGGCCATGAACTGTATCTCGACCTGCTCGACGCCGGCAAAAATACGGTAATGGTACTCCGTCGCCACAACATGGAGTTTCTCAACGGAGCATGGACTCCCACTCAGATAGGCAACAAATCCAATGACAATGCCGATGTGCAGATGGTTATCGATATTGCCGAGCAGAAAGTCCACGGCCATACGGGCTGTAACATCATGAACGGCTCGCTGCTCATTGATCCCGACAAGACCAACAGCATACAGTTCCTTGACATTGCCACTACCCGTATGATGTGCGACCCCGCTTCAATGGCTACGGAGACCGCTCTTCTCGTGGCGCTCGAGAGCGTGGAGCATGCCCGTCCCGGTAAGGACGACACTGTGGTGATGACCGACAAAGACGGCAAGACCGTGCTCGTGCTCAAGCATATCGATATCGAACAGTGA